The proteins below come from a single Rosa rugosa chromosome 2, drRosRugo1.1, whole genome shotgun sequence genomic window:
- the LOC133729481 gene encoding ubiquitin-like modifier-activating enzyme atg7, with product MEAKNSGKPILQFAPFQSSVDEGFWHRLSSLKLNKFGIDDSPIPITGFYAPCSHSQVSNHLTLLAESLPSDSNEESSEPGVIRGNRNRCSVPGVLYNTNTVEGFRALDKQELIKAEAKKIWEDIQNGKALEDSSVLSRFLLISFADLKKWSFHYWFAFPALVLDPPATLLDLKPASQFFSVKEAESVSAVLNDWRDSSLTTDVPFFLVVIDPNSRATIKHLKDWETCQRATDHKLLFGFYDPCHLPKNPGWPLRNLLALICSRWDLKSVRFLCYRETRGFADLGLSLVGEAQVTVPQGWGDLHNTPNAVGWELNKGKKIPRCISLAKSMDPTRLAVSAADLNLKLMRWRALPSLKLNTLSSLKCLLLGAGTLGCQVARMLMAWGVRKITLVDNGRVAMSNPLRQSLYTLDDCLNGGEFKAVAAVNSLKKIFPAVEAEGVVMAIPMPGHPVPSQEEQSVLDDCRRLHDLIDSHDAVFLLTDTRESRWLPSLLCANTNKITITAALGFDSFLVMRHGAGPCSSSHDSKSEAANALSTDLNSLALTDRNGGHRLGCYFCNDVVAPIDSTANRTLDQQCTVTRPGLAPIASALAVELLVGILHHPDGIFAEGEIANSSNNGSSEQPLGILPHQIRGSLGQFSQMTLVGHSSDSCTACCSIVVSEYRKRGTEFILQAINHPTYLEDVTGLTELMKTAHAFQMDWDDGTDNDDDDCVEI from the exons ATGGAGGCGAAGAATAGCGGCAAACCCATACTTCAATTCGCACCGTTTCAGAGCTCCGTCGACGAGGGTTTCTGGCACAGATTGTCTTCTTTGAAGCTCAACAAGTTTGGCATCGACGACTCTCCAATTCCCATCACTG GCTTCTATGCGCCGTGCTCACATTCTCAGGTGTCAAATCATTTGACTCTTCTAGCTGAGTCTTTGCCTTCGGATTCGAATGAAGAATCGAGTGAACCAGGAGTGATTCGGGGAAATAGGAATAGATGCTCCGTTCCCGGTGTTCTTTACAACACCAATACGGTAGAAGGCTTTCGTGCACTTGACAAACAGGAGTTGATTAAAGCAGAAGCGAAAAAG ATTTGGGAGGACATTCAGAATGGAAAAGCTTTGGAGGATAGTTCTGTACTTTCCAGGTTCCTCCTTATCTCTTTTGCAGACCTTAAAAAATGGAGCTTTCATTACTGGTTTGCCTTCCCTGCTCTGGTGCTTGATCCTCCAGCAACATTGCTTGATTTGAAACCAGCTTCACAATTTTTTAGTGTGAAGGAG GCAGAATCTGTCTCAGCAGTATTAAATGACTGGCGCGACTCAAGCTTAACTACAG ATGTGCCGTTCTTTTTGGTTGTAATTGATCCAAATTCGCGTGCTACCATTAAGCATCTAAAGGATTGGGAAACTTGTCAAAGAGCTACTGATCACAAG TTGCTATTCGGTTTTTACGACCCATGCCATCTTCCAAAGAATCCTGGTTGGCCGCTTCGGAACTTGCTTGCACTTATTTGCTCAAGATGGGATCTCAAGTCTGTTCGCTTTCTATGCTATAGAGAGACTCGTGGTTTCGCAGATCTAGGATTGTCCCTTGTTGGTGAAGCCCAGGTTACAGTTCCCCAAG GATGGGGAGATCTTCATAATACACCCAATGCAGTGGGGTGGGAACTTaacaaagggaaaaaaatacccAGGTGTATTAGCCTTGCTAAATCTATGGATCCAACTAG GTTGGCCGTATCTGCTGCAGATTTGAATTTGAAACTAATGAGATGGCGTGCTTTACCTTCTCTGAAGTTAAATACCTTGTCCTCTCTCAAGTGTCTCCTCCTTGGAGCAGGTACACTTGGATGCCAGGTTGCTCGCATGCTTATG GCTTGGGGCGTTCGGAAAATTACGTTGGTTGACAATGGCAGAGTGGCTATGTCTAATCCCTTGAGGCAATCCCTGTATACATTAGATGACTGTCTAAATGGTGGTGAATTTAAAGCAGTAGCAGCAGTTAACAGTCTTAAGAAAATATTTCCCGCTGTG GAAGCAGAGGGTGTTGTCATGGCTATACCAATGCCTGGACATCCCGTTCCTAGTCAAGAAGAGCAGAGTGTGCTTGATGATTGTAGGCGCCTACATGATTTAATTGATTCTCATGATGCAGTTTTCTTGTTAACTGATACAAGAGAAAGTCGGTGGCTTCCGTCTCTTCTTTGTGCCAATACTAACAAG ATTACTATAACTGCAGCTCTTGGGTTTGATAGCTTTTTAGTTATGCGCCATGGAGCAGGTCCATGCAGCTCTAGCCATGACTCAAAATCTGAAGCTGCAAATGCTTTATCCACTGATCTGAACAGCCTTGCACTGACTGATAGAAATGGAGGGCACAGATTGGGTTGCTACTTCTGCAATGATGTGGTTGCACCTATTGat TCAACTGCCAACCGCACCTTGGACCAGCAATGCACTGTTACACGCCCAGGCCTCGCTCCTATTGCCTCAGCTCTTGCAGTTGAGCTCTTAGTTGGGATCCTACATCACCCTGATGG GATATTTGCCGAAGGTGAAATTGCAAACTCTAGTAATAATGGAAGCAGTGAGCAACCTCTTGGTATTTTACCCCATCAAATCCGGGGTTCCCTTGGACAGTTTTCGCAGATGACACTTGTGGGCCACTCCTCAGACAGTTGCACGGCTTGCTGCAGCATT GTGGTGTCTGAATATCGAAAAAGGGGAACGGAATTTATACTACAAGCAATCAACCATCCCACCTATCTGGAGGACGTGACTGGACTAACAGAGTTGATGAAAACAGCTCATGCATTTCAAATGGATTGGGATGATGGGActgataatgatgatgatgattgtgTTGAAATTTAA
- the LOC133729482 gene encoding transcription factor bHLH30-like has product MAFYSFDSNPTIGSDYSSLFNPFTHHGSGGGLTNGSVQLLPHSLVLDSEKGELVKAPARVGKKGVSEAKALAALKNHSDAERRRRERINAHLSTLRGLVPRNEKMDKAALLAEVIRQVKELKKDSLESSKGFLIPIDADEVKVEHYDSGVGDGTISVRASICCEYRSELLSDLKEALDSLHLKMVKAEMATLGNRVHNVFVLTGYKKGNNDAEAYQLLASSVHHALSSVLDKASISPEYSPRTTLPTKRRRTSYCDTSSSSS; this is encoded by the exons ATGGCGTTTTATAGCTTTGACTCAAATCCCACAATCGGGTCGGACTATTCTAGCCTTTTCAACCCGTTTACGCATCATGGATCGGGTGGTGGTTTGACAAACGGGTCTGTGCAGCTTCTTCCACACTCTTTGGTGTTGGACAGTGAGAAAGGTGAGCTTGTTAAAGCTCCAGCTAGAGTGGGAAAGAAGGGTGTTTCAGAAGCCAAGGCTTTGGCTGCTTTGAAGAATCATAGTGACGctgagaggaggaggagagagagaatcaaTGCACATCTCTCTACTCTTCGTGGACTTGTTCCCCGCAATGAAAAG ATGGACAAAGCTGCATTACTTGCTGAAGTTATCCGCCAAGTCAAAGAACTGAAGAAGGATTCCCTAGAATCCAGCAAGGGTTTTCTCATTCCAATTGATGCCGATGAAGTAAAGGTTGAACACTATGACAGTGGGGTAGGAGATGGAACCATATCTGTGAGGGCATCCATCTGCTGTGAGTACCGCTCTGAGCTTCTCTCTGACCTAAAAGAAGCTCTTGATTCCCTTCACTTGAAAATGGTGAAGGCAGAAATGGCAACCTTGGGAAACCGAGTGCACAATGTATTTGTTTTGACAGGCtacaaaaagggaaacaacGATGCTGAGGCATACCAACTCCTTGCAAGTTCTGTCCACCATGCCCTGAGTTCTGTCCTTGATAAGGCCTCAATCTCGCCTGAATACTCTCCAAGAACAACGCTGCCAACTAAAAGACGAAGGACCTCTTACTGCGATACCTCGAGCTCATCCTCATGA